The window AAAGAAGGGTCTAAAGGGATTCTTTTTATGGGGACTGATTATGCTGACGCACCCATTACTGAAGGAGACAAAGAATTAATTACAATACTGGCCAACGAATTAGGGCAAGCATTAGAAAATGCCCGGCTTTTTGAAAAAACATGGAAAGCACAACAAGAATTAGAGAAAAAAGTAGAAGAAAGAACTCATGAGCTTAGCCTTGCGCTTGAAGAGGTAAAAAAAGTAAGTGCGCGCAAAACCGAATTTGTTTCCAGCGTATCTCACGAGTTGCGAACGCCTCTAACGTCTATAAAAGGGTACGCGTCGATCTTATCTACCGGTAAACTTGGGGCTATCCCGGAAGAAGTAAAATTGCGTATTGAAAAAATAAATAAACATAGCGACGAACTTGCTCAATTTGTAAATGACCTCTTGGATATTGCGCGCATTGAATCAGGAAGAATCAGCATGAGCCAATCATCCGAAGACCTTAAGAAGATAGTAGCGGAAGTAGCTGATTTGTTATCCCCGCAATTAAAAGAAAAACAAATTGAATTAAAATTCGACCTTCCGGCCGGATCAGATGTTGCTTATGTTGACCGCGGGCAGATAAAAAGAGTGTTTATCAATTTAATCAACAATGCAATTAAATTTACACCTGAAAAAGGAACAATTACAGTTTCCAGCCACAAGATAAATAAAGATATCCAAATAGATATAAGCGACACCGGCTGCGGAATTCCTCAGGAAGCGCAAAATGCGATTTTTGAAGAATTTTACCGCGTTGATAATCTTATTAACCAACAGCTAAAGGGAACCGGGCTCGGGCTTACTTTAGTAAAAAACATAATTGAGGCGCACAAAGGTAAAATTTGGGTAAAAAGCCAAGAGGCAAAAGGCTCTACCTTTAGCTTTACCTTACCGCAATAAAAGCATGCCAATAAAAATACTCATTGTTGATGACGA is drawn from Candidatus Omnitrophota bacterium and contains these coding sequences:
- a CDS encoding GAF domain-containing sensor histidine kinase; this translates as MNAEYIVNIVGLSALFAIIYLSILVMSKMKKIQDLNSDVNRLQKALEETDEQAKLVVRTDMELNRAQEELDKKIKSLYALQNLSRAMSTTLEENQIFKKIDPAIIKELGLDKSMAFLWEENAKKFQLTLSVGYSEADAEEIRSFLDYNQDAYTNFINAEKTISSTLSKKDDTGKLNIYNKFKVNSFVLSPILPKEGSKGILFMGTDYADAPITEGDKELITILANELGQALENARLFEKTWKAQQELEKKVEERTHELSLALEEVKKVSARKTEFVSSVSHELRTPLTSIKGYASILSTGKLGAIPEEVKLRIEKINKHSDELAQFVNDLLDIARIESGRISMSQSSEDLKKIVAEVADLLSPQLKEKQIELKFDLPAGSDVAYVDRGQIKRVFINLINNAIKFTPEKGTITVSSHKINKDIQIDISDTGCGIPQEAQNAIFEEFYRVDNLINQQLKGTGLGLTLVKNIIEAHKGKIWVKSQEAKGSTFSFTLPQ